A window from Ostrinia nubilalis chromosome 13, ilOstNubi1.1, whole genome shotgun sequence encodes these proteins:
- the LOC135077092 gene encoding probable small nuclear ribonucleoprotein E, whose translation MAYKGPPKVQKVMVQPINLIFRYLQNRSRVQIWLYENVNLRIEGHIVGFDEYMNIVLDEAEEVHMKTKNRKPIGRIMMKGDNITLIQNVNPNAST comes from the coding sequence ATGGCTTACAAAGGCCCACCGAAAGTCCAGAAggtgatggtgcaacccatcaACCTCATCTTCAGATATTTACAAAATAGAAGTCGGGTGCAGATTTGGTTGTACGAGAACGTGAATTTGAGAATCGAGGGTCACATCGTGGGTTTTGATGAATACATGAACATTGTTTTGGACGAAGCTGAAGAAGTTCACATGAAGACCAAAAATAGAAAACCAATCGGAAGGATTATGATGAAAGGCGATAATATAACTCTAATCCAAAATGTGAATCCAAACGCTTCTACGTGA